One part of the Actinomycetota bacterium genome encodes these proteins:
- the rplP gene encoding 50S ribosomal protein L16: protein MTFGDYGIQALEPGWITARQIEAARIAMTRHIKRGGKVWINIFPDKPVTEKPAETRMGSGKGNPEHWVAVVKPGRIMFELAGVNETLAKEALSRAIQKLPIKAKFVTRSEDI from the coding sequence GTGACCTTCGGCGACTACGGCATCCAGGCGCTGGAGCCCGGTTGGATCACGGCCCGCCAGATCGAGGCCGCCCGCATCGCCATGACCCGTCACATCAAGCGCGGTGGCAAGGTCTGGATCAACATCTTCCCCGACAAGCCGGTTACCGAGAAGCCGGCGGAGACGCGGATGGGCTCGGGCAAGGGCAACCCCGAGCACTGGGTCGCGGTCGTGAAGCCGGGCCGGATCATGTTCGAGCTCGCGGGTGTCAACGAGACGCTGGCGAAGGAGGCCTTGAGCCGGGCCATCCAGAAGCTCCCGATCAAGGCGAAGTTCGTGACCCGCTCGGAGGACATCTGA
- the rpsC gene encoding 30S ribosomal protein S3 — protein MGQKVNPYGFRLGVTTDWKSRWFSDREYRDYLIEDYRIRDYLMKQLPHAAISRVEVERTRDRLRIDVHTARPGIVIGRRGAEADRLRTDLAKMTHNPKVQLNIQEIKQPELDAALIAQGVGDQLAGRVSFRRAMKRAVQTAQKAGAQGIRVQCSGRLGGSEMARSEWYREGRVPLHTLRADIDYGFREARTTFGRIGVKVWIYKGDILPYKTSAEDKISREAAMAVGETSGQVRPRRVISAGGGRRRPDQPEPGAAPAEPGPSPSEEPGTTEEMAPVIREADPELERLLAEEEEIERRTRQPHETPHFRSDEE, from the coding sequence ATGGGTCAGAAGGTCAACCCCTACGGCTTCCGGCTGGGAGTCACCACCGACTGGAAGTCGCGGTGGTTCAGCGATCGCGAGTACCGCGACTACCTGATCGAGGACTACAGGATCCGCGATTACCTGATGAAGCAGCTGCCCCACGCCGCCATCAGCCGGGTCGAGGTCGAGCGCACACGCGACCGGCTGCGCATCGACGTCCACACCGCGCGTCCGGGCATCGTGATCGGGCGTCGCGGCGCCGAGGCCGACCGCCTCCGCACCGATCTGGCGAAGATGACCCACAACCCCAAGGTCCAGCTCAACATCCAGGAGATCAAGCAGCCCGAGCTCGACGCGGCGCTCATCGCCCAGGGTGTCGGTGACCAGCTCGCCGGGCGCGTGAGCTTCCGCCGGGCGATGAAGCGGGCCGTGCAGACCGCGCAGAAAGCCGGCGCGCAGGGGATCCGGGTGCAGTGCTCGGGCCGCCTCGGCGGCTCCGAGATGGCGCGCAGCGAGTGGTACCGCGAGGGTCGGGTGCCCCTTCACACCCTGCGGGCCGACATCGACTACGGCTTCCGCGAGGCGCGCACGACGTTCGGTCGCATCGGCGTGAAGGTGTGGATCTACAAAGGCGACATCCTCCCCTACAAGACGTCGGCGGAGGACAAGATCAGCCGCGAGGCCGCCATGGCCGTGGGGGAGACGTCGGGCCAGGTCCGGCCCCGCCGGGTGATCTCGGCCGGTGGCGGACGCCGGCGGCCCGATCAACCCGAGCCCGGCGCGGCGCCGGCCGAGCCGGGGCCGTCCCCGAGCGAGGAGCCGGGCACCACCGAGGAGATGGCGCCTGTCATCCGCGAGGCCGATCCCGAGCTCGAGCGGCTCCTGGCCGAAGAGGAAGAGATCGAGCGGCGCACCCGCCAGCCCCACGAGACGCCTCACTTCCGCTCGGACGAGGAGTGA